TAGGAGAAGAGATGAAATTTATAAAAATTTTAACGTTTATAGCACTTTTGCTCTCTAGCTGTATGGCTGCAAACTACGCTAACGCCTTTGAAAAAGTTGGCATCCTTGAAGACGGCGTTTACCGCTTTAGCCAAAATGGCATAGGAGTCAAAAAAGACCTGCTTGTAAAGGTGATCTCAGTGCAAAACTTGGATAGCTCACGCAAAAAGATCATCTCCATGCTAAATATCCCTAAAAAATCTAAAATCACAGACTTTAAAACAAGCGATGCAGGCGTTATAGTCTGGCCATTTTACGAGTTTGAGGGCAAATTTATAACGACAATAATCGTTGAAAATATAAAAAAAGAAGATAGCGATCAAAAACTGATTAAAATGCTTGAACTTAAGCATCCATTTTACTCAACGATCCTCGCTCGAAGAAAAGGTGCTAAAGACGCCATAGACGTGAAATACGTGCTAAATTTCAAAGAGGCAAAGCTGGTAAAATCGTTTAAAAACCACCCTTAAAACTT
This genomic interval from Campylobacter concisus contains the following:
- a CDS encoding chemotaxis protein → MKFIKILTFIALLLSSCMAANYANAFEKVGILEDGVYRFSQNGIGVKKDLLVKVISVQNLDSSRKKIISMLNIPKKSKITDFKTSDAGVIVWPFYEFEGKFITTIIVENIKKEDSDQKLIKMLELKHPFYSTILARRKGAKDAIDVKYVLNFKEAKLVKSFKNHP